A genomic stretch from Symbiobacterium terraclitae includes:
- the lexA gene encoding transcriptional repressor LexA: MPESLTERQRQILQFIKDEIRTKGYPPSVREIGEAIGLSSSSTVHGHMTRLEEKGYIRRDPTKPRAIEVLDGSTTKLQRTITVPVVGRVTAGQPILAQETIEDHFPLPSDFVRADESDLFFLKIQGDSMIEAGILDGDLVLVQRQQHANNGDIVVALIEDEATVKRFFKEQDHIRLQPENRFMDPIIVPDCQVLGKVVGLVRRMH; the protein is encoded by the coding sequence ATGCCGGAGTCCCTGACGGAGCGACAGCGCCAGATCCTGCAGTTCATCAAGGACGAGATCCGCACGAAGGGCTACCCCCCCTCGGTGCGGGAGATTGGTGAGGCGATCGGCCTCAGTTCCAGCTCCACGGTCCACGGGCACATGACGCGGCTGGAGGAGAAGGGGTACATCCGCCGCGATCCCACGAAGCCCCGGGCCATCGAGGTGCTGGACGGAAGCACCACGAAGCTCCAGCGCACCATCACGGTTCCCGTGGTGGGCCGCGTGACGGCGGGCCAGCCGATCCTGGCCCAGGAGACCATCGAGGACCACTTCCCGCTGCCCTCCGACTTCGTCCGTGCGGACGAGTCCGACCTCTTCTTCCTGAAGATCCAGGGCGACTCGATGATCGAAGCGGGCATCCTCGACGGCGACCTCGTACTGGTGCAGCGGCAGCAGCACGCCAACAACGGCGACATCGTCGTGGCCCTCATCGAGGACGAGGCGACGGTCAAGCGCTTCTTCAAGGAGCAGGACCACATCCGGCTGCAGCCCGAGAACCGCTTCATGGACCCGATCATCGTGCCCGACTGTCAGGTGCTGGGCAAGGTGGTCGGCCTCGTCCGGCGGATGCACTGA
- a CDS encoding LysM peptidoglycan-binding domain-containing protein, with protein MAATYVESRSRRVRRRTPRAVRRARTLAVLFALTVCAAVLLFPRLVHTQSHEPPTGVHHTVAYGDTLWDIAVAHAGNRDVREVVYQIRRLNGLSSAEIHPGQVLFIPTESGGR; from the coding sequence ATGGCCGCGACGTACGTAGAGTCGAGGAGCAGGAGGGTCAGGCGGCGCACGCCCAGGGCGGTCCGCCGTGCCCGCACGCTGGCCGTGCTGTTTGCACTCACGGTGTGCGCTGCCGTACTGCTGTTCCCCCGGCTCGTCCACACGCAGTCCCACGAGCCCCCGACGGGCGTCCACCACACGGTGGCGTACGGCGACACGCTGTGGGACATCGCGGTCGCCCACGCGGGCAACCGCGACGTCCGGGAGGTCGTCTACCAGATCCGGCGGCTGAACGGCCTGTCGTCGGCCGAGATCCACCCGGGTCAGGTGCTGTTCATCCCTACGGAGTCCGGCGGGCGCTGA
- a CDS encoding redoxin domain-containing protein — protein sequence MVCPECGTRLEEGGRFCHGCGWDSQEAAAARRAAELARRPAWKRWVSGISLGVLAAVVLVMLLVPRTEAETVPQVGTPAPDFALETLDGDAVVRLSDLAGQPVVINFWATWCPPCRKEMPDFQQVYDKYKEMGLRFYAVNVGESRVAVRDFAERLGVDFPILIDADESAQRAYRILPIPATFFIDRDGIIRGVYQYQMSLPQIEAEVGRLLAR from the coding sequence GTGGTCTGTCCGGAGTGCGGCACACGGCTCGAGGAGGGCGGGCGCTTCTGCCACGGCTGCGGCTGGGATTCGCAGGAGGCAGCGGCGGCGCGCCGGGCCGCGGAGCTGGCGCGGCGGCCGGCCTGGAAGCGCTGGGTATCGGGCATCTCGCTCGGCGTGCTGGCCGCGGTCGTGCTGGTGATGCTGCTGGTGCCGCGCACGGAGGCGGAGACCGTGCCGCAGGTGGGCACGCCGGCGCCCGACTTCGCGCTGGAGACGCTGGACGGCGACGCCGTCGTGCGCCTCTCCGACCTGGCCGGGCAGCCCGTGGTCATCAACTTCTGGGCGACCTGGTGCCCCCCGTGCCGGAAGGAGATGCCTGACTTCCAGCAGGTGTACGACAAGTACAAGGAGATGGGGCTCCGGTTCTACGCCGTGAACGTGGGCGAGTCGCGGGTGGCGGTGCGGGACTTCGCCGAGCGGCTCGGGGTCGACTTCCCGATCCTGATCGACGCCGACGAGAGCGCCCAGCGGGCGTACCGCATCCTCCCGATTCCCGCGACCTTCTTCATCGACCGTGACGGGATCATCCGCGGGGTGTACCAGTATCAGATGTCGCTGCCGCAGATCGAGGCTGAGGTCGGGCGCCTGCTGGCCCGCTAG
- a CDS encoding cytochrome c biogenesis CcdA family protein: MATPNLFLAFGAGVLSFVSPCVLPIYPSFLSYVTGVSVAEISAGSRAVRVRVLKHSLAFFAGFSVIYIALGLTASALGSFFYSSRSWLPVAGGIFVAVMGLTLMGVLRIPFLMRDTRRQLASRPEGYLGSALIGLTFAAGWTPCIGPILGAVLALAATSPGYGGLLLLAYSVGFALPFIGMAYALGSVRKLAQYSLAIERVGGAIMVVMGIMLATGTMERLSAWLLEVTGFTGF; this comes from the coding sequence ATGGCCACACCGAACCTGTTCCTCGCCTTCGGCGCAGGGGTGCTCTCGTTTGTCTCCCCGTGCGTCCTGCCGATCTACCCGTCTTTCCTCAGCTACGTGACCGGGGTTTCGGTGGCCGAGATCTCCGCCGGTTCCCGCGCCGTCCGGGTCCGGGTCCTGAAGCACAGCCTGGCCTTCTTCGCCGGGTTCTCGGTGATCTACATCGCCCTGGGCCTCACGGCCAGCGCGCTGGGTTCCTTCTTCTACAGCAGCCGCTCCTGGCTGCCGGTGGCGGGCGGCATCTTCGTCGCGGTCATGGGGCTGACGCTGATGGGCGTGCTGCGCATCCCCTTCCTGATGCGGGACACGCGCCGCCAGCTGGCCAGCCGCCCCGAGGGGTATCTCGGGTCAGCGCTGATCGGCCTCACCTTCGCAGCAGGCTGGACGCCCTGTATCGGCCCGATCCTGGGCGCGGTGCTGGCCCTGGCCGCCACAAGCCCGGGCTACGGGGGCCTGCTGCTGCTGGCCTACTCGGTCGGCTTTGCGCTGCCCTTCATCGGCATGGCGTACGCGCTGGGCTCCGTCCGCAAGCTGGCGCAGTACTCGCTGGCGATCGAGCGGGTCGGCGGCGCCATCATGGTGGTGATGGGCATCATGCTGGCCACGGGCACCATGGAGCGCCTGTCGGCCTGGCTGCTGGAGGTTACGGGGTTCACAGGATTCTGA
- the resB gene encoding cytochrome c biogenesis protein ResB has product MRQPEGPSPWVVLLDRTWDFFASTKVASVLIVLIAAASILGTLIEQESLYQDWRPPYLYYPDRYGEFWGNLFMRLGLTHTYSSVWYAALILMLVISLIICSLHRLVPLHRQLVRPQVWKLPHFLRKQQVVLEAGVSLGEAESRLNRAGYRIWRDRECLYAEKGRLSRYGPYILHIGLLVVCFAAFAKALPGWDESQDVWIPDGQTVKVPGTDFAITNHQFTIELYENGMPSRYATDASILVEGQEVVRKTIEVNKPLSYGGWDIYQASWREEPGVAHLRLVHAETGQVVTRIPFDLRDPAPEYPIEGTNLKVAVRTYLHDFMLDPETNQPTNASYEVRNPVVMAEVVTADTEQVLGRVALVILGDVPAVYAGPYYLEVERVDTRWYTALKLHQDKTVPYMYAGLAVVFIGMLITFFIFHWQVWVREENGGVLIGARAYKNRFGLTREIQRLFGAPQGEGTERNDTA; this is encoded by the coding sequence GTGCGGCAGCCGGAGGGGCCGAGCCCGTGGGTGGTCCTGCTGGACCGCACGTGGGACTTCTTCGCATCCACCAAGGTGGCTTCCGTCCTCATCGTGCTCATCGCCGCGGCTTCCATCCTCGGCACCTTGATCGAACAGGAGTCCCTGTACCAGGACTGGAGGCCGCCCTATCTCTACTACCCGGACCGCTACGGGGAGTTCTGGGGGAACCTCTTCATGCGGCTGGGCCTCACCCACACCTACTCGTCGGTATGGTACGCCGCCCTGATCCTGATGCTGGTCATCAGCCTGATCATCTGCTCGCTGCACCGGCTGGTGCCGCTGCACCGGCAGCTGGTGCGCCCGCAGGTCTGGAAGCTGCCCCACTTCCTGCGCAAGCAGCAGGTGGTGCTGGAGGCCGGGGTCAGCCTGGGGGAGGCCGAATCCAGGCTCAACAGGGCCGGGTACCGCATCTGGCGGGACCGGGAGTGCCTGTATGCCGAAAAGGGCCGCCTGAGCCGGTACGGCCCCTACATCCTGCACATCGGGCTCCTGGTGGTCTGCTTCGCCGCCTTCGCCAAGGCGCTGCCGGGGTGGGACGAGTCACAGGACGTCTGGATTCCCGACGGGCAGACCGTGAAGGTGCCGGGAACGGACTTCGCGATCACCAACCACCAGTTCACCATCGAGCTGTACGAGAACGGCATGCCGTCCCGCTACGCCACCGACGCCTCCATCCTCGTGGAAGGGCAGGAGGTCGTGCGGAAGACGATCGAGGTGAACAAGCCGCTCTCGTACGGCGGCTGGGACATCTATCAGGCCTCGTGGCGGGAGGAGCCCGGCGTGGCCCACCTGCGGCTCGTCCACGCGGAGACCGGCCAGGTGGTCACCAGGATCCCCTTCGACCTGCGGGATCCGGCGCCGGAGTACCCGATCGAGGGGACCAACCTGAAAGTCGCCGTCCGCACGTATCTGCACGACTTCATGCTCGATCCGGAGACCAACCAGCCCACCAACGCGTCCTACGAGGTGCGCAACCCGGTGGTCATGGCCGAGGTGGTGACGGCGGATACCGAGCAGGTCCTGGGCCGGGTCGCCCTGGTGATCCTGGGCGATGTGCCGGCGGTCTACGCCGGACCGTACTACCTGGAGGTGGAGCGGGTCGACACCCGCTGGTACACCGCCCTGAAGCTGCACCAGGACAAGACGGTACCCTACATGTACGCGGGTCTCGCAGTCGTCTTCATCGGCATGTTGATCACGTTCTTCATTTTCCACTGGCAGGTCTGGGTGCGGGAGGAGAACGGGGGGGTTCTCATCGGCGCCCGGGCGTACAAGAACCGGTTCGGACTGACTCGGGAGATCCAGCGCCTCTTCGGCGCACCCCAGGGGGAGGGGACGGAGCGAAATGACACCGCGTAA
- the ccsA gene encoding cytochrome c biogenesis protein CcsA, with protein MTPRNAFLLDLAQWLLFGGFAAYLIAFLLYVSGTLGRRISGGTRFERTAGHGTVANVLGVTLHGLAILARWQGSGFWPTSNMYEFIGFMAFSSMVAFLVLHRMYRLYIVGALVTPVTLFLLAYSYVFPPEVTPLIPALQSIWLPLHVSLAALGEGFFAVAFGAALLYLLRVRGLELARSRAAAEAASALEGGAVAGAAGAAAAAAPTETADQRWERLWGVRLMEVLFYIILVMVGFTLLALIFRWSGFQWIFASGSTYHLPPIIGPWGAEVGEKGSVLGVPLPAVVVPFGWRGKHLNTLLYSLAVGGLLYWAIRRFVARGRIGDALAVRVGGDPELLDEISYRAVAIGYPIFTLGGLIFAMIWAKEAWGRYWFWDPKETWALIAWLVYSAYLHFRISRGWEGRKSAWLAVLGFGVVLFTLVGVNLLIVGLHSYAGGD; from the coding sequence ATGACACCGCGTAACGCGTTTCTGCTCGATCTGGCTCAGTGGCTGTTGTTCGGGGGTTTCGCAGCCTACCTGATCGCCTTCCTGCTCTACGTCTCGGGGACGCTGGGGCGGCGAATCTCGGGGGGCACCCGGTTCGAGCGCACCGCCGGGCACGGCACCGTGGCCAACGTGCTGGGCGTGACCTTGCACGGGCTGGCGATCCTCGCCCGGTGGCAGGGCTCGGGTTTCTGGCCCACCTCCAACATGTACGAGTTCATCGGCTTCATGGCGTTCTCCAGCATGGTGGCCTTCCTCGTGCTGCACCGCATGTACCGCCTGTACATCGTCGGGGCGCTGGTCACCCCGGTGACGCTGTTCTTGCTGGCTTACTCGTACGTCTTCCCGCCCGAGGTGACGCCGCTCATCCCGGCGCTGCAGTCCATCTGGCTGCCGCTGCACGTCTCGCTGGCGGCCCTCGGCGAGGGGTTCTTCGCCGTGGCGTTCGGCGCGGCGCTGCTCTACCTGCTGCGAGTGCGCGGCCTGGAGCTGGCGCGCAGCCGGGCTGCAGCGGAGGCGGCCAGCGCGCTGGAGGGAGGGGCGGTCGCCGGCGCGGCAGGTGCCGCGGCAGCGGCCGCGCCCACGGAGACGGCCGACCAGCGCTGGGAGCGCCTCTGGGGCGTCCGCCTGATGGAAGTCCTCTTCTACATCATCCTGGTCATGGTCGGCTTCACGCTGCTGGCCCTGATCTTCCGCTGGTCGGGCTTCCAGTGGATCTTCGCCTCGGGCAGCACCTACCACCTGCCGCCCATCATCGGGCCGTGGGGCGCCGAGGTGGGGGAGAAGGGGTCGGTCCTGGGCGTCCCGTTGCCGGCGGTGGTCGTACCCTTCGGCTGGCGGGGCAAGCACCTGAACACCCTGCTCTACTCGCTGGCGGTGGGCGGGCTCCTCTACTGGGCGATCCGCCGCTTCGTCGCCCGCGGCCGCATCGGCGACGCCCTGGCCGTGCGAGTGGGCGGTGACCCGGAGCTGCTGGACGAGATCAGCTACCGCGCCGTGGCCATCGGCTACCCGATCTTCACCCTGGGCGGCCTGATCTTCGCCATGATCTGGGCGAAGGAGGCCTGGGGCCGCTATTGGTTCTGGGACCCCAAGGAGACGTGGGCGCTGATCGCCTGGCTGGTCTACTCCGCTTACCTGCACTTCCGCATCAGCCGGGGCTGGGAAGGGCGCAAGTCCGCCTGGCTGGCCGTGCTGGGCTTCGGGGTGGTCCTGTTCACGCTGGTGGGCGTCAACCTGTTGATCGTCGGCCTGCACTCCTACGCAGGCGGAGACTAG
- a CDS encoding DUF1657 domain-containing protein, protein MTVHGDLERAIAMAQAARGNYLLFASQSEDEKAHQVFKQMAEDMERHVMILESRLQYLGQYNQLVGQARGQQGREQGHAGGHDGRGQGGNQRGGQGGDRSPGQDQGRGGNGQGPWQQQGQDGGHGQGRWGARPQGGGDGQGRWQQGGGQGGSQQQGDGQGNWQQQGSGQGWQQQDQGGGSAQGASWQQGRGAGQNQGGGSGQGTWRQQGQGQNGGQQQMSGGDGALFGGSGQGGWGQQGQGGNPGQNQAYGQPNNREGCGGDEPLSTGQGG, encoded by the coding sequence ATGACGGTACACGGTGACCTGGAACGGGCGATTGCCATGGCGCAGGCGGCCCGGGGCAACTATCTGCTCTTCGCGTCGCAGTCGGAAGACGAGAAAGCCCACCAGGTCTTCAAGCAGATGGCGGAGGACATGGAGCGGCACGTCATGATCCTTGAGTCCCGCCTTCAGTACCTGGGCCAGTACAACCAGCTGGTCGGGCAGGCACGGGGCCAGCAGGGGCGGGAGCAGGGCCACGCTGGCGGGCATGACGGCCGCGGGCAGGGCGGTAACCAGCGAGGCGGTCAGGGCGGCGACCGGTCCCCCGGCCAGGACCAGGGCCGCGGCGGCAACGGGCAGGGCCCCTGGCAGCAGCAGGGACAGGACGGCGGCCACGGGCAGGGCCGGTGGGGCGCGAGACCCCAGGGCGGCGGTGATGGCCAGGGCCGGTGGCAGCAGGGGGGCGGACAGGGCGGTTCGCAGCAACAGGGAGACGGTCAGGGTAACTGGCAGCAGCAAGGGAGTGGCCAGGGCTGGCAACAGCAGGACCAGGGCGGCGGCAGCGCCCAGGGGGCCTCGTGGCAGCAGGGCCGGGGCGCCGGCCAGAACCAGGGCGGCGGCAGCGGGCAGGGCACCTGGCGGCAGCAGGGCCAGGGCCAGAACGGCGGCCAGCAGCAGATGAGCGGCGGCGATGGCGCGCTCTTCGGCGGGAGCGGTCAGGGCGGCTGGGGACAGCAGGGCCAGGGAGGCAACCCCGGTCAGAACCAGGCATACGGCCAGCCCAACAACCGCGAGGGTTGCGGAGGAGACGAGCCCCTCAGCACCGGCCAGGGCGGCTAG
- the mutY gene encoding A/G-specific adenine glycosylase has product MRNPGQDEQQERRRAAEIAGRLLEWYGRHGRDLPWRRTRDPYHIWVSEVMLQQTRVETVIPYYERWMAQFPTLEALAGAPEEQVLKAWEGLGYYSRARNLHQAAREVVSRYGGSVPDDPEAVSRLKGVGPYTAGAILSIAFNRPVPAVDGNVLRVIARLYAIADDIALPATRKVITELVRAMMPAGRSADFNQALMDLGATICTPRSPRCLLCPVREACEGFRAGRVGGLPVKGKARAPRPVERVAAVVEQDGRLLLTRRPPDGLLAGLWELPGGDAPPGRSPEDALRAVLWDAFRVEAVVGEHLVDVTHAFTHLVWYIRCYRAELGPGCEIPETPDRRWVAPEELKDYPLPTVQRKVLAALHEARTPGVGLNGRDIRSAETGGVMRER; this is encoded by the coding sequence TTGCGGAACCCCGGACAGGACGAACAGCAGGAACGCAGGCGGGCGGCAGAGATTGCCGGCCGCCTTCTGGAATGGTATGGGCGCCACGGGCGCGACCTGCCCTGGCGCCGCACGCGCGATCCGTACCACATCTGGGTCTCCGAGGTGATGCTCCAGCAGACCAGGGTGGAGACGGTGATTCCGTACTACGAGCGCTGGATGGCGCAGTTTCCCACCCTCGAGGCGCTGGCCGGGGCCCCCGAGGAGCAGGTGCTGAAGGCGTGGGAGGGGCTCGGCTACTACTCGCGCGCCCGCAACCTGCACCAGGCGGCCCGGGAGGTGGTCTCCCGCTACGGCGGCAGCGTGCCGGACGATCCCGAGGCCGTGTCCCGGCTGAAGGGGGTGGGGCCCTACACGGCCGGGGCCATCCTCTCCATCGCCTTCAACCGGCCGGTGCCGGCCGTGGACGGCAATGTCCTTCGCGTCATCGCCCGCCTGTACGCGATCGCAGACGACATCGCCCTCCCCGCGACCCGGAAGGTGATCACCGAGCTGGTGAGGGCGATGATGCCCGCGGGAAGGTCGGCCGACTTCAACCAGGCGCTGATGGACCTCGGCGCCACGATCTGCACCCCGCGCTCGCCCCGGTGCCTGCTCTGCCCGGTGCGGGAGGCCTGCGAGGGCTTCCGGGCGGGCAGGGTTGGCGGACTGCCGGTGAAGGGGAAGGCCAGGGCCCCCCGCCCCGTCGAGCGGGTCGCGGCCGTGGTGGAGCAGGACGGGCGGCTGCTGCTCACCCGGCGACCGCCGGACGGGCTCCTCGCCGGGCTCTGGGAGCTGCCCGGCGGCGACGCTCCCCCCGGGCGAAGCCCGGAGGACGCCCTTCGAGCCGTTCTTTGGGACGCCTTCAGGGTGGAGGCGGTGGTGGGGGAGCACCTGGTTGACGTCACGCACGCCTTCACCCACCTGGTCTGGTACATCCGCTGCTACCGGGCCGAGCTGGGACCCGGCTGTGAGATCCCGGAGACGCCGGACCGGCGCTGGGTCGCCCCGGAGGAGCTGAAGGACTACCCGCTGCCCACGGTCCAGCGCAAGGTGCTGGCGGCACTGCATGAAGCCAGGACCCCCGGCGTAGGATTGAACGGACGGGACATAAGGTCCGCCGAAACCGGGGGTGTCATGCGTGAGCGATGA
- a CDS encoding ATP-binding cassette domain-containing protein, with the protein MRLAIDLLAPSDGQVRLLGADTVRQPSCRLRVGHLPLSFQPPSSLQVRDYVEALALLSGVPHRRVREAAETALERVGLLDKTASQLSNLSCDMLRRVRVAQVIAHDPEHPILDEPAAGLDPEERAVSWWAAGREARGL; encoded by the coding sequence ATGCGCCTCGCCATAGACCTGCTGGCCCCGTCCGACGGCCAGGTGCGGCTCCTGGGCGCAGACACGGTGCGTCAGCCGTCCTGCCGCCTGCGGGTGGGTCACCTGCCGCTGTCCTTCCAGCCGCCGAGCAGCTTACAGGTGCGGGACTATGTCGAGGCGCTCGCCCTCCTTTCCGGCGTGCCGCACCGCCGGGTGCGGGAGGCTGCGGAGACGGCGCTCGAGCGCGTCGGGCTCCTGGATAAGACCGCCAGCCAGCTCAGCAACCTCTCTTGCGACATGCTGCGGCGTGTCCGGGTCGCGCAGGTGATCGCCCACGACCCCGAACACCCGATCCTAGACGAGCCGGCGGCGGGACTGGACCCGGAAGAGCGCGCGGTGTCCTGGTGGGCAGCGGGGCGTGAGGCGCGCGGGCTCTGA
- a CDS encoding VOC family protein, translating into MAVRINPYLVLNGNAEEAIKFYAEALGGTIHGIIKFGDNPFPGMPEEVKDRVMHAHLTIGDSALMFSDTYPGQEYTVGNQVTVTLQVDSVAEAERLYAALAEGAQKIEMPLQKTDWSPAYASLTDKFGIPWQLNTNAEH; encoded by the coding sequence ATGGCTGTGCGGATCAACCCGTACCTCGTGCTCAATGGCAACGCTGAGGAGGCCATCAAGTTCTACGCGGAGGCGCTCGGCGGCACGATCCACGGCATCATCAAGTTCGGCGACAACCCCTTCCCCGGGATGCCCGAAGAGGTCAAGGACCGCGTGATGCACGCCCACCTCACGATCGGCGACTCGGCGCTGATGTTCTCCGACACCTATCCGGGCCAGGAGTACACGGTCGGCAACCAGGTCACCGTCACCCTCCAGGTGGACTCGGTTGCGGAGGCCGAGCGCCTCTACGCCGCCCTGGCCGAGGGCGCGCAGAAGATCGAGATGCCGCTCCAGAAGACGGACTGGAGCCCCGCCTACGCCTCGCTGACCGACAAGTTCGGCATCCCGTGGCAGCTCAACACCAACGCCGAGCACTAG
- a CDS encoding cyanophycinase, protein MNLERLGSITSELSSSLLKSIVVPQGGLRGWFARHRTAAQRGRNGRPDGRPECDLDVAVAEYPAGPVILMGGTPVPDEAVVAALHMAGGRSARVAVVPAAATANPEEEAAAAARPFTRFGMKRVEPLLLDSREKAADPAWVARLREYDAIVLCGDSPARGLHVLHATAAANALREHVQGGRLLVGMDAAASLFGSRLFPHPAEEGVTVGLGILPALLIDAGFSGAWRFSRLVRAMSAPEASAMLGAGLDAGTALLVTDGEAKVLGESTVTVLDPWERTAPTEDRPGGLKVHLLTDGYRLNFRMRRATPPEPQPAEGK, encoded by the coding sequence GTGAACCTGGAACGCCTGGGTTCCATCACGTCGGAACTCTCCTCCAGCCTACTCAAGTCGATCGTCGTACCCCAGGGGGGCCTGCGCGGTTGGTTCGCCCGCCATCGTACGGCAGCCCAGCGAGGCAGGAACGGGCGCCCCGACGGGCGGCCCGAGTGCGATCTCGACGTGGCCGTGGCCGAGTACCCTGCGGGTCCGGTCATTCTGATGGGAGGTACCCCCGTACCCGACGAGGCGGTGGTGGCCGCGCTGCACATGGCCGGCGGCCGGTCGGCCCGGGTGGCCGTCGTGCCCGCCGCAGCGACGGCGAACCCCGAGGAGGAGGCGGCTGCTGCGGCACGCCCCTTCACGCGGTTCGGCATGAAGCGGGTGGAGCCGCTCCTCCTGGACTCCCGCGAGAAGGCGGCAGACCCGGCGTGGGTGGCGCGGCTCCGGGAGTATGATGCGATTGTGCTCTGCGGCGACAGCCCGGCCCGGGGGCTGCACGTCCTCCATGCGACGGCAGCGGCGAACGCGCTGCGGGAACACGTGCAGGGCGGCCGCCTGCTGGTGGGGATGGACGCCGCCGCTTCCCTCTTCGGCAGCCGGCTCTTCCCGCACCCGGCGGAGGAGGGCGTGACCGTGGGGCTGGGCATCCTGCCCGCCCTGCTGATCGACGCCGGCTTCAGCGGCGCCTGGCGGTTCAGCCGGCTGGTGCGGGCGATGTCGGCGCCGGAGGCCTCGGCCATGCTGGGCGCCGGCCTGGACGCGGGCACGGCGCTGCTGGTGACCGACGGCGAAGCGAAGGTGCTGGGCGAGTCGACCGTGACGGTGCTCGACCCGTGGGAGCGGACCGCCCCGACGGAGGACCGGCCCGGCGGGCTGAAGGTCCACCTGCTGACGGACGGCTACCGGCTCAACTTCCGCATGCGCCGGGCGACCCCGCCCGAGCCGCAGCCGGCCGAGGGGAAGTAG